The sequence ttCTCTACTTGCCTCTCCTCATTTTACTCCTGTAAGTAAACACTTGTTTGTTTCCtgaggaaaataaaaaagaaaagctttgaTGTTTGTATGTGTGTTTTCAAGACTCCTGCTAAATCGTCTATTCttgtatttttgttttcttgatggcaGATTCAAGAATGCGAAGAACGAGAACAAGAAGATGAagagagaaaccaaaataTGGCAACAACACCGAAACCGACACCAAGTAGTTCTGTGGATAAAAGAGAGACTCCAAAGCACCAGCCAACACCTCTCCATGTCAAAAACGGCAAAACCAACTTCAAGAAACGGCATGATAACTGCagtggagaagaagaagatggttCTGTTTCTTGTAACAAGTGTCGTCCACACTCCAGAGAGAAAATCTCTGTTGTTCCTTTGGATACTAATGGCCTAAACAAGAACTCTTCTTTTATCGCCAGTCCTAATGGACTCTTTAAATCTCTCTTCTCCTCTTTAACGAGAAAGAGTCCAAAATCTATAGATGTATCAACTTCAAGAGATGAACAATGGAAGATTGCCATAGCTGAGCTATCACATAAGTTGATTCAAGCAACAAGGAAGAGAGATGAAGCAATTCTTGAAGCTTCAAGGTTGAAGTACTCTATGTCAGAACTTGAAAAGAAGCTTAATAAGCTTGAAGTTTACTGTCATAATTTGAAGTCAGGACTTGATGAGTGTAGCAGCAATTCACCGTACCGGAATGGGAAAGGTTTAACTATCTATCAACGAAATAGTGTTAATGAAAAGGTGATAGAGCTATTTTTGGTTTCAGTTTCTGAAGCAAGATCTTCAGTTAGGCTATTGAGCAGGTCACTTACTATGCAACTAAGGCATATGGGAGGCAGAGTTTTTGAGAGAATATCTGTTCTGCTTCAACCTTATGATGTAAAGATTTCATCCTCTAAGAACCCTAAAagtattcttttttatcttgaaGCCTTATTGAATAAAACTTTCTTTGAAGATTTTGAATCTGTTGGGTTCCAGAAAAGTTCTATAAATTCGATATTGAACCCAATTGATAGATGTGAAGCAAACTATGCATCTTTTAATGTGCTAAAAGAGTTGACATGGGAGGAGGTTTTGAGTAAGGGGACAAGGCATTTCAGTGAAGAGTTTAGTAAGTTCTGCGACAGAAAAATGAATGAGATTGTGGCTATGTTGGGATGGAATAGAGCATGGCCTGAGCCACTTCTGCAAGCTTTTTTTGGTGCTTCTAGAAATGTATGGTTGGTTCATCTTTTAGCTAATTCAGTGCATCCTGGTTTGCCAATCTTTAGGGTGGATAAGTGGGTTAGGTTTGACTCAGTTTACATGGAAGATATGGGTGGAGACAGAGCTAAAAAGTTGGTCCCAACCATAGTCCGGATCATGGTTGCACCTGGGTTCTATGTTTATGGCAATGTGGTCAAGTGCAAGGTGCTTTGCAGGTACtataatcataatattaatGTTAGTGATGAAAGGATTTGACTATTTCTCCTTAATGTTTCAGTTTTTGTTCAAATCTTCAAATCTGTTGAATGAATACTTTTGTAACACTTTTTGCctgttattatattatatgaaattgaATTGTCAATTTTAGTGATCAGGATATGCATCTTGGAGTACTGAAATGGCCAATTGGGGATTTTTGGGTCAAAGTAAGAAATTGGCATTTTCtggttattttgttttattcttgTTTGGTCAATTTTTATCGTCATATTTGCTCAAAATGCTTCTTGGGAATTACATTTTTTGTTAAACCAGATAGTTAAGTGTTTGCAATGAGTCCTAATTCCTAACTCTGtggatgaaaaaaaaaaaaaaagaaaaagaaaacacccATGTGGATGAGATGCTTGTCTTGTGACCATTTTTTGGATTTTCTATATTTCTATCCCAAGTTGTGGAAGTCCATCCATAAGTGGGCATCCTGCCAATTCAAAACCTGAAGGTCTGGCTAAAATATCCAGCTCATTTCTTATATCTCATATTCATTGTTTTAAGTTGCTTTGTCAAGAACTTGCCAAATGATCCTCTGTTTTTCCATTTATCTTTTCTCTTTAGGAGTTCAATTTTTGGGGTTTCTGATTTGAGTTCAAACTTCATGTCTTAAGTCGCataatatttcctttttctttgtatGAGTATTTGGGGAAGGGATTATAGTTGAAACTTAGCCTCATGTATTAGctatatataaacatttttcATGCATATCATTTGATGCTCATTGGcttttattatgtttataacAAGTTAATGAACAgttttaaaacaaattctTGATTGATATTTTGCTTCTGAAAGCGTTCCAAGTTAATGCAGGTGGAACCATATTTACTGCCAAGAATTTTTGGTGTCAGAGCAAATACTGATTATGGCTTTGAATTTCAGAGAATACTATAATTTAGATTTAACATTGCATATTAGCTAGTACCTTCCTGTATCAGGGGAGAGGCAGTTGTTGGAAAAGGGCATCAGATTTGGAAGCTTTATTATGGAAAAACATGCAAGTACTGTAGTTAAGTAGCGGCTGGCCTTCCTAATCTGTCTGTGATTTGGTTGCTTTTATGTGGATGTGGATAAGGGATTGTTGATGTTCATTTGTCTCAACTCTCAAAAGCTTTTCAATAGAGCCATGATGGCCAATGATTTTTGCAGAGACAATGCCTCATGTAGCTAGGAGCCATAATTTAAAACTGGACAAAGGAGGCACCCGGTAAAGCCAGATTTCACATCCATGTTGTGCATTAATCCAGTACCTCAACTAACTAACCAACTAACTAACTGTTTGTTGTGTGTTGGCAGGTAGTAATATTTTctgattaattcaagtaaggaatcaaaatattgtctctttgtttttctttttctctttttaatattatcgagagaaatttataaaaattaaaagcgCAAGCATCTCTCTGATTTATCATTTTAGGTTTAATTCTTGTGACTTCTGTATATAAATAATCCTTAAACTTAAATTCACATATCCGTCTTTAAATTTGTGACAAATGATGAATCAATGTATgtatttataaacaaaaattaacagAAATAACAACATCagaagtttttatttttattcttcttctttttctttttaaacttttgagaagaaaaggttaattaataaacAGTGTACCTTTTTATTTGGAGAAGAATTAACAATCTACTTAGAAATTAGAATCACAAATCCTTTGTGAAcatttggattttgaattatGGCTTTCATGGGCCATAACCGGTATGTCGATTGGGCCTGCCTTGCTTAAGGTGATTGGAACGTTAACACACGTTTCCCTCTTGGATGATTCCTCTACATGGCTTCGGCCATTACCAAAACCAAAAAATTAGACTTGGTAATGCCACAGAGTCTAAATAGGTGCATACTTAATTCCGCTGGTGCACCAGTTtctatcaattttaaatttttatttctatcttttataattttttcaactCACTCTTgtccatttaatttttttaaaaaattaaattttataaaacagctaagaaatttaaaattgaagattacaaagagaaaaaaaaaatgccaaACTGGAGAATTGGGTGCACCGTAGCAAACATTTTGATTTGGTCTAATTTATGGTTAGATTCTTCTTCTCTGCATCATCCAATCAAATCctaaataatgaaagaatgTAGAAGAATTCGTAAAATTCAATCAAGGTAGTGGTCAATGCAAATTGAAATTTCCAAAGCGGTATCCTTAAATTAATTAGGaagatgaaataaaaaaaactgtGGCCAGGGTTCAATTTCAAATCTTAATGGGACATCTAAAACTCGAATTATGCCACTCAAAACTTTGGCAATCTTGTTCCATGCTCGTTTCCAAGCCCCAAAACGGCATTCCTCCCCTTTGAATATAGTTGCAACGTGAAAGTTCCTTTTCTGAATCTCGTTGGCAAATCCTCTCTCAACTCTTTTAATctcaattatattaaagttCTTGCTAATGGATTTCTAATTATTTGAGTTTTTAATTCAActcttttattagtttttaatttagattcgcatatatatatatatataaacatcttaa comes from Ricinus communis isolate WT05 ecotype wild-type chromosome 5, ASM1957865v1, whole genome shotgun sequence and encodes:
- the LOC8272435 gene encoding IRK-interacting protein isoform X1 gives rise to the protein MASSSSSPPSLLASPHFTPIQECEEREQEDEERNQNMATTPKPTPSSSVDKRETPKHQPTPLHVKNGKTNFKKRHDNCSGEEEDGSVSCNKCRPHSREKISVVPLDTNGLNKNSSFIASPNGLFKSLFSSLTRKSPKSIDVSTSRDEQWKIAIAELSHKLIQATRKRDEAILEASRLKYSMSELEKKLNKLEVYCHNLKSGLDECSSNSPYRNGKGLTIYQRNSVNEKVIELFLVSVSEARSSVRLLSRSLTMQLRHMGGRVFERISVLLQPYDVKISSSKNPKSILFYLEALLNKTFFEDFESVGFQKSSINSILNPIDRCEANYASFNVLKELTWEEVLSKGTRHFSEEFSKFCDRKMNEIVAMLGWNRAWPEPLLQAFFGASRNVWLVHLLANSVHPGLPIFRVDKWVRFDSVYMEDMGGDRAKKLVPTIVRIMVAPGFYVYGNVVKCKVLCSDQDMHLGVLKWPIGDFWVKVRNWHFLVILFYSCLVNFYRHICSKCFLGITFFVKPDS
- the LOC8272435 gene encoding IRK-interacting protein isoform X6, coding for MASSSSSPPSLLASPHFTPIQECEEREQEDEERNQNMATTPKPTPSSSVDKRETPKHQPTPLHVKNGKTNFKKRHDNCSGEEEDGSVSCNKCRPHSREKISVVPLDTNGLNKNSSFIASPNGLFKSLFSSLTRKSPKSIDVSTSRDEQWKIAIAELSHKLIQATRKRDEAILEASRLKYSMSELEKKLNKLEVYCHNLKSGLDECSSNSPYRNGKGLTIYQRNSVNEKVIELFLVSVSEARSSVRLLSRSLTMQLRHMGGRVFERISVLLQPYDVKISSSKNPKSILFYLEALLNKTFFEDFESVGFQKSSINSILNPIDRCEANYASFNVLKELTWEEVLSKGTRHFSEEFSKFCDRKMNEIVAMLGWNRAWPEPLLQAFFGASRNVWLVHLLANSVHPGLPIFRVDKWVRFDSVYMEDMGGDRAKKLVPTIVRIMVAPGFYVYGNVVKCKVLCRDNASCS
- the LOC8272435 gene encoding IRK-interacting protein isoform X4 → MASSSSSPPSLLASPHFTPIQECEEREQEDEERNQNMATTPKPTPSSSVDKRETPKHQPTPLHVKNGKTNFKKRHDNCSGEEEDGSVSCNKCRPHSREKISVVPLDTNGLNKNSSFIASPNGLFKSLFSSLTRKSPKSIDVSTSRDEQWKIAIAELSHKLIQATRKRDEAILEASRLKYSMSELEKKLNKLEVYCHNLKSGLDECSSNSPYRNGKGLTIYQRNSVNEKVIELFLVSVSEARSSVRLLSRSLTMQLRHMGGRVFERISVLLQPYDVKISSSKNPKSILFYLEALLNKTFFEDFESVGFQKSSINSILNPIDRCEANYASFNVLKELTWEEVLSKGTRHFSEEFSKFCDRKMNEIVAMLGWNRAWPEPLLQAFFGASRNVWLVHLLANSVHPGLPIFRVDKWVRFDSVYMEDMGGDRAKKLVPTIVRIMVAPGFYVYGNVVKCKVLCSDQDMHLGVLKWPIGDFWVKRQCLM
- the LOC8272435 gene encoding IRK-interacting protein isoform X3, with product MASSSSSPPSLLASPHFTPIQECEEREQEDEERNQNMATTPKPTPSSSVDKRETPKHQPTPLHVKNGKTNFKKRHDNCSGEEEDGSVSCNKCRPHSREKISVVPLDTNGLNKNSSFIASPNGLFKSLFSSLTRKSPKSIDVSTSRDEQWKIAIAELSHKLIQATRKRDEAILEASRLKYSMSELEKKLNKLEVYCHNLKSGLDECSSNSPYRNGKGLTIYQRNSVNEKVIELFLVSVSEARSSVRLLSRSLTMQLRHMGGRVFERISVLLQPYDVKISSSKNPKSILFYLEALLNKTFFEDFESVGFQKSSINSILNPIDRCEANYASFNVLKELTWEEVLSKGTRHFSEEFSKFCDRKMNEIVAMLGWNRAWPEPLLQAFFGASRNVWLVHLLANSVHPGLPIFRVDKWVRFDSVYMEDMGGDRAKKLVPTIVRIMVAPGFYVYGNVVKCKVLCRGEAVVGKGHQIWKLYYGKTCKYCS
- the LOC8272435 gene encoding IRK-interacting protein isoform X5 codes for the protein MASSSSSPPSLLASPHFTPIQECEEREQEDEERNQNMATTPKPTPSSSVDKRETPKHQPTPLHVKNGKTNFKKRHDNCSGEEEDGSVSCNKCRPHSREKISVVPLDTNGLNKNSSFIASPNGLFKSLFSSLTRKSPKSIDVSTSRDEQWKIAIAELSHKLIQATRKRDEAILEASRLKYSMSELEKKLNKLEVYCHNLKSGLDECSSNSPYRNGKGLTIYQRNSVNEKVIELFLVSVSEARSSVRLLSRSLTMQLRHMGGRVFERISVLLQPYDVKISSSKNPKSILFYLEALLNKTFFEDFESVGFQKSSINSILNPIDRCEANYASFNVLKELTWEEVLSKGTRHFSEEFSKFCDRKMNEIVAMLGWNRAWPEPLLQAFFGASRNVWLVHLLANSVHPGLPIFRVDKWVRFDSVYMEDMGGDRAKKLVPTIVRIMVAPGFYVYGNVVKCKVLCRYYNHNINVSDERI
- the LOC8272435 gene encoding IRK-interacting protein isoform X2; this translates as MASSSSSPPSLLASPHFTPIQECEEREQEDEERNQNMATTPKPTPSSSVDKRETPKHQPTPLHVKNGKTNFKKRHDNCSGEEEDGSVSCNKCRPHSREKISVVPLDTNGLNKNSSFIASPNGLFKSLFSSLTRKSPKSIDVSTSRDEQWKIAIAELSHKLIQATRKRDEAILEASRLKYSMSELEKKLNKLEVYCHNLKSGLDECSSNSPYRNGKGLTIYQRNSVNEKVIELFLVSVSEARSSVRLLSRSLTMQLRHMGGRVFERISVLLQPYDVKISSSKNPKSILFYLEALLNKTFFEDFESVGFQKSSINSILNPIDRCEANYASFNVLKELTWEEVLSKGTRHFSEEFSKFCDRKMNEIVAMLGWNRAWPEPLLQAFFGASRNVWLVHLLANSVHPGLPIFRVDKWVRFDSVYMEDMGGDRAKKLVPTIVRIMVAPGFYVYGNVVKCKVLCRWNHIYCQEFLVSEQILIMALNFREYYNLDLTLHIS